The Chloroflexaceae bacterium genome contains a region encoding:
- a CDS encoding DegT/DnrJ/EryC1/StrS family aminotransferase — protein sequence MIPVARPQIGPEEEEAVLAVLRSGMLAQGPEVARLESAFAAVCGVAHAVAVSNGTAALFLALRAHDIGPGDEVITTPFSFIATGNSILMAGARPVFVDIDEHTFNLDPDQVEAAITPATRAIMPVHLYGQPAAMDALCAIAERHGLVIIEDAAQAIGARDQGRPVGSFGTGCFSLYATKNIMSGEGGMITTNDAQIADRLRLLRSHGSRVRYYHDFLGYNFRMTDLQAAIGNAQLAKLERFTERRIANAAYFNQTITHPQVLKPSVRPDVRHVYHQYTVRILGDRDEAMRQLRAAGVDTAVFYPLPIPHQPMYRALGYNQSLPVAERLSRQVLSLPVHPGLTSEDLAHISEALNALSLEPSEVLSE from the coding sequence GTGATCCCCGTCGCCCGTCCCCAGATCGGCCCCGAGGAGGAGGAAGCCGTCCTTGCCGTCCTGCGTTCAGGCATGCTGGCCCAGGGGCCCGAAGTGGCGCGACTCGAATCGGCCTTCGCAGCGGTCTGCGGCGTGGCGCATGCCGTTGCCGTGAGCAATGGCACGGCAGCCCTCTTTCTCGCGCTGCGCGCCCACGACATCGGCCCCGGCGACGAGGTAATCACCACTCCGTTCAGCTTCATTGCCACTGGCAACAGTATCTTGATGGCCGGGGCCCGTCCGGTCTTCGTGGATATTGATGAACACACGTTCAATCTCGATCCCGACCAGGTGGAGGCGGCCATCACGCCGGCAACGCGGGCGATTATGCCTGTCCATCTGTATGGTCAACCGGCTGCGATGGACGCCCTGTGCGCCATCGCGGAGCGCCACGGGCTGGTGATCATCGAGGATGCCGCCCAGGCGATTGGGGCGCGCGATCAGGGACGACCGGTCGGAAGCTTTGGAACCGGCTGTTTCTCGCTCTATGCGACGAAGAACATCATGTCGGGCGAAGGCGGCATGATCACCACCAATGATGCGCAGATTGCCGACCGGCTGCGGCTCCTGCGGAGCCACGGCAGTCGGGTGCGCTACTACCACGATTTCCTGGGCTACAACTTCCGCATGACCGACCTGCAGGCGGCCATCGGGAACGCCCAACTGGCGAAGCTCGAACGCTTCACGGAACGCCGGATTGCCAATGCGGCCTACTTCAACCAGACGATCACCCACCCGCAGGTGCTGAAACCGTCTGTGCGCCCTGATGTCCGCCATGTCTACCACCAGTACACGGTGCGCATCCTGGGCGATCGCGATGAAGCGATGCGCCAGCTCCGCGCTGCAGGCGTAGATACGGCAGTGTTCTACCCGTTGCCTATTCCGCACCAGCCGATGTACCGCGCGCTGGGCTACAATCAGTCGCTGCCGGTTGCTGAACGTCTTAGCCGGCAAGTCCTATCCCTGCCGGTTCATCCAGGTCTCACCAGCGAGGATCTAGCGCACATCAGCGAAGCGCTGAATGCCCTGTCGCTCGAACCCAGCGAGGTATTGAGCGAATGA
- a CDS encoding SIS domain-containing protein: MTTPLNRYLHLVSQSLQQLPREPLEAIADALWHTYERDGTIFICGNGGSAATASHFACDLTKWTIRPGARRVRALALTDNVPVITAFSNDQGYADVFVEQLMTHYRPGDLLFAISGSGNSPNVLEAVSWANARGAITIGLTGFDGGKLAQLAQISLHSATYHMPAVEDVHSAVCHSLAVTMGLRIEESLLEVREVAAEPQYALATRVAGGGRL, encoded by the coding sequence ATGACAACCCCGCTCAATCGCTATCTCCACCTGGTGTCGCAGAGCCTGCAACAACTGCCGCGAGAGCCCCTCGAGGCAATCGCCGATGCACTCTGGCACACATACGAACGCGACGGTACGATCTTTATCTGCGGCAATGGCGGCAGCGCCGCGACAGCCTCCCATTTCGCCTGTGACTTGACCAAATGGACAATCAGGCCCGGGGCGCGGCGCGTGCGGGCGCTGGCCCTCACCGACAACGTCCCGGTGATCACCGCCTTTTCCAACGATCAGGGCTATGCCGACGTCTTTGTCGAGCAGTTGATGACCCATTATCGCCCTGGCGATCTGCTGTTCGCCATCTCGGGCAGCGGCAACTCGCCGAATGTCCTGGAAGCTGTCAGTTGGGCCAACGCTCGTGGGGCGATCACCATCGGTCTTACGGGGTTCGACGGCGGCAAGCTGGCGCAGCTTGCTCAGATTAGCCTGCACAGCGCGACCTATCACATGCCAGCAGTGGAGGACGTGCATAGTGCTGTCTGTCACTCACTGGCAGTCACGATGGGCCTGCGCATCGAAGAGAGCCTCCTGGAGGTAAGAGAGGTCGCGGCTGAACCGCAGTACGCCCTGGCGACGCGAGTAGCGGGAGGAGGCCGGCTGTGA
- a CDS encoding EamA family transporter has translation MLILIATVMGIVGQTMLKHGMNQMGPLGLSVETVPGIIWQIVRSPYVIGGLLIYGFGTFFWLVTLSRIDLSVAYPFVSLNHVLLFLVGWLILRESVNPLRAAGVAVICIGMILVARS, from the coding sequence ATGCTGATCCTTATCGCGACCGTTATGGGGATTGTTGGCCAAACGATGTTAAAGCACGGAATGAACCAGATGGGTCCGCTGGGCCTGAGCGTTGAGACAGTGCCGGGGATCATCTGGCAGATCGTACGCTCGCCATATGTTATTGGCGGATTGCTCATCTACGGTTTCGGCACTTTCTTCTGGTTAGTAACCCTTTCACGGATCGACCTGAGCGTCGCCTATCCCTTTGTGAGCCTGAACCATGTGCTTCTGTTCCTGGTTGGCTGGCTCATTCTGCGTGAGAGCGTCAATCCGCTACGAGCGGCGGGCGTCGCCGTGATCTGCATCGGTATGATCCTGGTAGCCAGATCGTAG
- a CDS encoding glycosyltransferase family 2 protein, giving the protein MQNVDLSVVVPCYNEAEGIPTMRERIGQVLPELRQRGSVELILVDDGSSDNTGALLASAFRDVPEARIVSHERNRGLGAALRTGFAHSRGAVIVTCDSDGTYPFAEIPALLDRLTPDVDIVTASPYHPGGRVENVPTYRVAISKSASLCYRLLIDWNIHTYTALFRACRREVIERITTHADGFLMVTELLVEARLAGYRIAEYPTTLRVRRYGQSKAKVLRITRTHLRYMAGLIGRRFAGRQGWNTAARPQ; this is encoded by the coding sequence ATGCAGAATGTCGATTTATCTGTTGTTGTTCCGTGCTATAACGAGGCTGAAGGCATTCCCACGATGCGCGAGCGGATCGGACAGGTGCTGCCTGAATTGCGCCAGCGCGGTAGCGTCGAACTCATTCTGGTTGACGATGGCAGCAGCGACAACACCGGCGCGTTGCTCGCGAGCGCCTTCCGTGATGTGCCCGAAGCGCGAATCGTTAGCCATGAGCGCAACCGCGGCCTGGGGGCCGCCCTGCGCACCGGCTTCGCGCACAGCCGGGGCGCCGTGATTGTCACATGTGACAGCGACGGCACCTATCCTTTCGCCGAAATCCCCGCGCTGCTTGATCGGCTGACCCCTGATGTTGATATTGTCACAGCGTCACCATACCATCCCGGCGGCAGGGTCGAGAACGTGCCGACGTATCGGGTGGCGATCAGCAAGAGCGCCTCGCTCTGCTACCGCTTGCTGATTGATTGGAACATCCACACCTACACCGCGCTGTTCCGGGCCTGCCGCCGCGAGGTGATCGAGCGGATCACCACCCACGCCGACGGGTTCCTGATGGTTACCGAACTGCTGGTCGAAGCCCGGCTGGCCGGTTACCGCATCGCCGAATATCCGACAACCCTGCGTGTTCGCCGCTATGGGCAATCCAAGGCGAAAGTGCTGCGCATCACCCGCACCCACCTGCGCTATATGGCCGGCCTGATCGGGCGACGCTTTGCCGGGCGACAGGGTTGGAACACTGCAGCGCGCCCGCAGTAA
- a CDS encoding glycosyltransferase: MSILSASPDRVSANGAGSRLRVLFVAPYAPSPIRVRPFQFLRQLVARGHAVTLVCPISGPDDQRALDALRGLCPTIAVPHGRRAVLEAYLRAIPSALPFQAAHCLNPALVQAVRTAMVSDTYDIVHIEHLRGAEVARSAAAGLSYAPPLVLDAVDSISLLFERTLRHNPVLSARAMALLDLARTRRYEAAYGRAFAQVVITSPEDRWALDILRRRFNQLPGAPIQVVPNGVDCEYFHPPQTEREPATILFSGKMSYHANEAAALRLLREIMPLVWQQRPDARVVIAGANPGPRLRAWRRDPRVEITGYVPDLRVYMQRATLAVAPLTYGVGIQNKVLEAMACATPVIAARQATVALQVRAGIELLAAESVRNFADGIVALLEDTTLRARLGQAGRAYIERHHTWKASTAALERAYHAALQTTPSAGPKQ; the protein is encoded by the coding sequence ATGAGCATCCTCTCCGCCTCACCTGATCGAGTCAGCGCCAACGGAGCGGGTTCACGCTTGCGTGTGCTCTTCGTCGCCCCATACGCACCTTCGCCGATCCGCGTGCGTCCCTTCCAGTTTCTGCGTCAGCTTGTTGCGCGGGGCCATGCGGTGACACTGGTCTGCCCCATCAGTGGCCCCGACGATCAACGGGCGCTCGACGCGCTCCGCGGGCTTTGCCCGACCATAGCCGTACCACACGGTCGCCGGGCGGTCCTCGAAGCGTACCTGCGTGCCATCCCCAGCGCGCTGCCCTTCCAGGCGGCCCACTGTCTGAACCCGGCGCTGGTTCAGGCAGTGCGCACAGCAATGGTCAGTGACACATATGACATTGTACATATTGAACACCTGCGGGGTGCCGAGGTGGCCCGCAGCGCAGCGGCGGGTCTATCCTATGCTCCGCCCCTGGTGCTGGACGCGGTTGACAGCATCAGTCTGCTCTTCGAGCGGACCCTGCGCCACAACCCCGTGCTAAGCGCGCGGGCCATGGCGCTCCTCGACCTGGCTCGCACTCGGCGCTACGAGGCAGCCTACGGGCGCGCCTTCGCCCAGGTGGTGATCACTTCACCAGAAGACCGCTGGGCGCTTGACATCCTGCGAAGGCGGTTCAATCAGCTTCCGGGCGCCCCGATTCAGGTCGTGCCGAATGGGGTTGATTGCGAGTACTTCCATCCACCACAGACCGAGCGAGAACCAGCAACCATCCTCTTCAGCGGCAAAATGAGCTACCATGCCAACGAAGCCGCCGCCCTGCGCCTCCTCCGCGAGATCATGCCCCTGGTCTGGCAGCAGCGCCCTGACGCGCGCGTGGTCATCGCCGGAGCGAACCCAGGGCCGCGCCTGCGCGCCTGGAGGCGCGACCCGCGCGTCGAGATCACCGGCTACGTCCCGGATCTCCGCGTCTATATGCAGCGCGCCACACTCGCCGTCGCGCCGCTCACGTATGGGGTGGGTATTCAGAACAAGGTGCTGGAAGCCATGGCCTGCGCCACCCCGGTAATTGCTGCGCGCCAGGCTACGGTCGCCCTGCAGGTGCGGGCGGGAATTGAGTTGCTGGCCGCCGAAAGCGTCCGCAACTTCGCTGACGGTATCGTCGCGCTGCTTGAAGACACAACCTTGCGCGCGCGGCTGGGGCAGGCTGGCCGAGCCTACATCGAGCGCCATCACACCTGGAAGGCCAGCACCGCGGCTCTGGAACGCGCCTACCACGCCGCCCTGCAGACGACCCCTTCCGCCGGTCCCAAACAGTAA
- a CDS encoding glycosyltransferase family 4 protein yields MRILMLTLVAPYPPDSGPKVKTYNLLQYLGQQHEVTLVSLVRSEREREHAESLRGLCKAVYTVPFRRSRLRDAQHLLHSTMTGESFIMRRDVSPELEALLRDLVRRETFDIIHADQLNMARFAADLPGARVLDEHNAVWTIVARMARHGGPLPKRLFLELEARRLRRYEAHICARFDALLAVSESDVRFLELAAAEARTSLPPTTIVPIAVDARGNGPVQRVATPGTILSMATMFWPPNVDGVLWFAHEVYPLVKREVPEANFAVVGARPPASVRRLSKDDPSIVVTGYVEDPRPYMEQTAALIVPVRAGGGMRVKILEALARGLPIVSTTIGYEGIDLTPGEHLLVGDTPAEFAAAVVRILRNPGLGERLAAAGRRVAEERYDWRVVNPSVEAAYGAALARAEARGATASQVHL; encoded by the coding sequence ATGCGCATTCTGATGTTGACCCTGGTGGCGCCCTATCCGCCGGACAGCGGTCCCAAGGTGAAGACCTATAACCTGCTTCAGTACCTCGGCCAGCAACACGAGGTAACCCTTGTTTCGCTGGTGCGATCCGAGCGAGAGCGGGAACATGCCGAGAGTTTGCGCGGCCTGTGCAAGGCAGTCTACACTGTGCCCTTCAGACGCTCGCGCCTGCGTGACGCGCAACATCTGCTGCACAGTACGATGACCGGCGAGTCATTCATTATGCGTCGCGACGTCTCGCCTGAGCTAGAAGCCCTTCTGCGCGATCTGGTCCGCCGCGAGACCTTCGACATTATCCACGCCGATCAACTGAACATGGCCCGCTTCGCTGCGGACCTGCCTGGCGCGCGGGTGCTGGATGAGCACAATGCGGTCTGGACGATTGTCGCCCGGATGGCCCGCCACGGCGGGCCGCTGCCGAAGCGATTGTTCCTCGAACTTGAGGCGCGGCGGTTGCGTCGCTACGAGGCACACATCTGCGCCCGATTCGACGCTCTGCTGGCGGTCAGCGAGTCGGATGTGCGCTTCCTCGAACTGGCCGCTGCCGAGGCCAGGACCAGTCTGCCGCCGACAACCATCGTTCCCATCGCCGTAGACGCACGCGGCAATGGGCCGGTACAGCGGGTTGCGACTCCGGGCACCATCCTCAGTATGGCTACCATGTTCTGGCCGCCCAACGTTGACGGGGTGCTCTGGTTCGCCCACGAGGTGTATCCGCTCGTTAAGCGTGAAGTGCCGGAGGCGAACTTTGCAGTGGTCGGCGCGCGACCGCCAGCAAGCGTGCGCCGGCTGAGCAAGGACGATCCAAGCATTGTCGTAACCGGCTACGTGGAGGATCCCCGTCCGTACATGGAACAGACCGCCGCGCTGATCGTACCGGTGCGCGCGGGGGGCGGGATGCGAGTGAAGATCCTCGAAGCGCTGGCCCGCGGCCTGCCGATTGTCTCAACCACCATTGGTTACGAAGGGATTGACCTTACACCGGGCGAACACCTGCTGGTCGGCGACACCCCTGCCGAGTTTGCAGCGGCTGTGGTGCGCATCCTGCGCAATCCGGGCCTGGGGGAGCGCCTGGCCGCTGCCGGGCGCCGCGTCGCCGAGGAACGCTACGACTGGCGAGTGGTCAATCCGAGTGTAGAAGCGGCCTACGGCGCGGCCCTGGCCCGCGCTGAGGCGCGAGGCGCTACAGCATCACAGGTGCACCTATGA
- a CDS encoding glycosyltransferase family 39 protein yields MSEQLSVRRSPLAHQSAAARRSREWIIALPLALLIALLALINLPYAPPTWFDEGSHLHVPKTLVRYGVYADISSEGFRYFGPTIGVGPTVMLPVAAAFKLGGVGLLQARLVIVAYMALALVALYFLARRLYGWQVAMLAVLLALASRTLRFEGLIEYGRQALGEVPGIAFLLLGLLGYSAAILRPATARRSSLLAGLAFGLALVTKNQFVLIVLPSLALLALLDWLYYRAGNWWVRLAPLMIATACFTIWTVVMFTFFGPDGFAANLAKTRQAAGGAIFVFDTQASLRAARYLIQVYGGLLLPGLAYGLWRARTRSPWALTHLAATLMAVLWLAWFMISLGWPRYAFPAVILGSFTTALLAYDLFQALWKRQRTAPAWLGAAYLALVILVPLALSTRGVLSPRYAAHEMAAYLDRNVPVGPIIETWEPEMGVLTDHNYHYVPTELLDPAVRHVWLGGPPVQYNGLEARPPYVLLGPFSAYTRIYPDEVLARDYQVIYTAEPYRLLQRSGP; encoded by the coding sequence ATGTCAGAACAACTCTCAGTTAGACGCTCGCCTCTCGCACACCAATCAGCCGCTGCTCGGCGAAGCCGGGAATGGATCATCGCCCTGCCCCTCGCTCTTCTGATCGCGCTTCTCGCGCTGATCAACCTGCCCTATGCGCCGCCAACCTGGTTCGATGAGGGTTCGCACCTGCATGTACCCAAGACGCTGGTGCGCTACGGGGTGTACGCTGACATCAGCAGCGAAGGCTTTCGCTACTTCGGGCCGACGATCGGCGTCGGGCCGACGGTGATGCTGCCTGTGGCCGCCGCGTTCAAACTGGGCGGGGTTGGCCTGCTTCAAGCGCGCCTGGTCATTGTGGCCTATATGGCCCTCGCGCTCGTCGCGCTCTACTTCCTGGCGCGCCGGCTCTATGGCTGGCAGGTGGCCATGCTGGCAGTGCTGCTGGCGCTGGCCTCTCGAACCCTGCGCTTCGAGGGGCTGATCGAGTACGGGCGCCAGGCGCTCGGCGAAGTGCCAGGGATCGCCTTTCTCTTGCTTGGACTCCTTGGCTATAGCGCCGCCATTTTGAGGCCAGCGACAGCGCGACGCTCCAGCCTGCTCGCCGGGCTGGCCTTCGGCCTCGCCCTGGTGACCAAGAATCAGTTTGTGCTGATTGTTCTGCCATCGCTGGCGCTGCTGGCCCTGCTCGACTGGCTCTACTACCGGGCGGGCAACTGGTGGGTGCGCCTGGCGCCACTAATGATTGCCACGGCCTGCTTCACGATCTGGACCGTGGTCATGTTCACCTTCTTTGGTCCCGATGGTTTCGCAGCAAACCTGGCCAAGACGCGCCAGGCTGCTGGCGGAGCGATCTTTGTCTTTGACACGCAGGCGAGTCTGCGCGCCGCGCGCTACCTGATCCAGGTCTACGGCGGCTTGCTCCTCCCCGGTCTGGCCTATGGCCTCTGGCGCGCCCGCACGCGCAGCCCGTGGGCGCTGACGCACCTGGCCGCGACCTTAATGGCGGTACTCTGGCTCGCCTGGTTCATGATCTCGCTGGGCTGGCCGCGCTACGCGTTCCCTGCCGTGATCCTCGGGTCCTTCACAACAGCCCTGCTGGCCTATGATCTCTTCCAGGCGCTGTGGAAGCGCCAGCGCACAGCCCCGGCCTGGCTCGGGGCGGCCTATCTGGCGCTAGTTATTCTCGTGCCACTAGCCCTTAGCACCCGGGGCGTACTTAGCCCCCGCTACGCTGCCCACGAGATGGCTGCCTACCTTGACCGGAATGTGCCGGTCGGCCCGATCATCGAAACCTGGGAGCCGGAGATGGGCGTGCTCACCGACCATAACTATCACTACGTACCAACCGAACTGCTCGATCCGGCTGTTCGCCACGTCTGGCTCGGCGGCCCGCCCGTCCAGTACAATGGGCTGGAAGCCCGTCCGCCCTATGTGCTGCTCGGGCCGTTCAGTGCATACACCAGGATCTACCCGGACGAGGTGCTGGCCCGCGACTACCAGGTTATCTACACCGCTGAGCCGTATAGATTGCTACAGCGCAGCGGGCCGTGA
- a CDS encoding radical SAM protein → MSEHVHDTTTPKPADNGAEKRVAPGDKTSGIKLVAPARADERAGEIRFVEMPRERTKRLDVLVLNPPSPDGDLFLRDIARVGRRTRDGIIWPQTALAQIGAVVKEAGYSVEVIDAIGLMMDWKSFEKYMWEKKPRYMIIHATAPTLTNDMRTTFIGKAVGTITMAIGTHVTPMSRETLEAYPTLDIVVRGEPELTIVDVIKTIDRQVELEKATETVPVGNPDLTAPWRKLPFPDASYLTTRGRFLGVYPQVIARALRETLGIAYRDEHGQVRINPDRPFIENLDSLPIPLHDQLPWRKYKVPIVGGPYTFVLTSRGCPAGCRYCIKHVTYQSSVRHRSPEHVLQEMFMLKEMGMHHIHFEADLFTVKKEFVYDLCNTIIKEGLKLRWSCNSRVDFVDEAELQLMRRAGCFMIAWGLESGSEAVLKRARKGTTVKRIEETIAASHRAGIMNWGYFIIGLPGETVETIQQTIALSKRLPLDIALFHIATPYPGTPFYYEAVENGWIQMNQWEDYDMYSHTVLNYPHLSSKDLEYWARRAAREWSLRPGPIKTFLKGATNPDTLGQLWTIGINHLKWMGGSLQAKGMQRLAGSGD, encoded by the coding sequence ATGAGCGAGCACGTGCATGACACTACTACCCCGAAGCCTGCCGACAACGGCGCCGAGAAGCGCGTCGCTCCCGGGGACAAGACCAGCGGCATCAAGCTGGTGGCGCCGGCCAGGGCCGACGAGCGGGCCGGCGAGATCCGTTTCGTTGAGATGCCCCGCGAGCGCACGAAGCGCCTTGACGTACTGGTGTTGAATCCGCCCTCGCCCGATGGCGATCTGTTCCTGCGCGACATCGCTCGCGTCGGACGGCGCACCCGCGACGGGATCATCTGGCCGCAGACCGCTCTGGCCCAGATCGGCGCTGTGGTCAAAGAGGCTGGCTACAGCGTCGAGGTCATTGACGCAATCGGCCTGATGATGGATTGGAAGTCGTTCGAGAAGTATATGTGGGAGAAAAAGCCGCGCTACATGATCATTCACGCCACGGCGCCCACGCTGACGAACGACATGCGCACCACCTTCATCGGCAAGGCCGTCGGCACCATCACGATGGCCATCGGCACTCACGTGACCCCGATGAGCCGCGAAACGTTGGAGGCATACCCGACGCTCGATATCGTTGTGCGTGGCGAGCCTGAGTTGACCATTGTCGATGTGATCAAGACGATTGATCGCCAGGTGGAACTGGAGAAGGCCACCGAGACCGTGCCGGTCGGCAACCCTGACCTGACGGCGCCCTGGCGCAAGCTGCCCTTCCCCGACGCTTCCTACCTGACCACCCGCGGGCGTTTCCTTGGCGTCTACCCGCAGGTGATCGCTCGCGCCCTGCGCGAGACCCTTGGCATCGCCTACCGCGATGAGCACGGCCAGGTGCGCATCAACCCCGACCGGCCTTTCATCGAGAACCTGGATAGCCTGCCCATCCCCCTCCACGATCAACTGCCCTGGCGCAAGTACAAGGTGCCTATTGTCGGCGGACCCTACACCTTTGTGCTCACCAGCCGCGGCTGCCCGGCCGGCTGCCGCTACTGTATCAAGCACGTCACCTATCAATCGAGCGTGCGCCACCGCAGCCCTGAGCACGTGCTCCAGGAAATGTTCATGCTCAAAGAAATGGGCATGCATCATATCCACTTCGAGGCCGACCTGTTCACGGTGAAGAAGGAGTTCGTCTACGACCTCTGCAACACGATCATCAAAGAGGGTTTGAAGCTGCGCTGGAGCTGCAACAGCCGGGTGGACTTCGTTGACGAGGCCGAGCTGCAACTAATGCGCCGGGCAGGCTGCTTCATGATCGCCTGGGGACTGGAGAGCGGCAGCGAGGCGGTGCTGAAGCGGGCGCGCAAAGGCACGACCGTCAAGCGCATCGAAGAGACGATTGCCGCCAGCCACCGGGCCGGGATCATGAACTGGGGCTACTTCATCATCGGCCTGCCCGGAGAGACGGTCGAGACCATCCAGCAGACCATCGCCCTTTCCAAGCGTCTCCCGCTGGACATCGCCCTGTTCCATATCGCCACCCCCTATCCGGGTACGCCCTTCTACTACGAAGCGGTCGAGAATGGCTGGATCCAGATGAATCAGTGGGAGGACTACGATATGTACTCCCACACGGTGCTGAACTATCCGCACCTCAGCTCGAAAGACCTGGAATACTGGGCCAGGCGCGCCGCCCGCGAGTGGTCGTTGCGTCCAGGGCCAATCAAGACCTTCCTCAAGGGCGCGACCAACCCCGACACCCTCGGCCAGCTCTGGACCATTGGCATCAATCATCTCAAATGGATGGGGGGCAGCCTGCAGGCCAAGGGGATGCAGCGCCTGGCCGGTTCGGGTGACTGA
- a CDS encoding glycosyltransferase family 2 protein, which produces MPTLSVVIPAYNEEDGIAAIVERVLAIRPQLAEVGVDDLECIVVDDGSTDRTAAIVQGFGEQVRLIRQQNRGYGGALKTGFSVARGELIGFLDADSTYPPERFPEMCRLALEGAEIVIGSRMSGEHSEMPLVRRIGNTIFATMLSLVAGVRITDSASGQRVLRRSVLPMIYPLPNTLDFTPAMSTRALHEGVKIVETPIPYKERSGRSKLSVVRDGLRFTKSIIWTALTYNPVRIFGGLGLALLLTAMLIIGSQIAVHFATGQAGWSFPTLFGALVLAVAGVTLYTTGTTFSYVVALFHRRPIRQGLFGRRGNGRRIEKHYWWLGILAILGGFATYLAAVMFDLTNPALAASWFAPVVSALLVLTGVQLVSAWSLARVLAELSRRDVEAEADLNWTYTPAPALRGEAAI; this is translated from the coding sequence ATGCCCACGCTCTCCGTAGTGATACCCGCCTATAACGAAGAAGACGGCATTGCAGCCATTGTTGAACGCGTTCTGGCGATCCGGCCGCAACTGGCCGAGGTCGGTGTTGATGACCTGGAGTGCATCGTGGTTGACGACGGCTCGACCGATCGCACCGCGGCGATTGTGCAGGGTTTTGGGGAGCAGGTGCGCCTCATCCGGCAGCAGAATCGCGGGTACGGCGGCGCCCTGAAAACCGGCTTCAGCGTGGCTCGCGGCGAATTGATCGGCTTCCTCGACGCCGACAGCACCTACCCGCCTGAGCGCTTCCCGGAGATGTGTCGCCTGGCGCTCGAGGGCGCCGAGATTGTGATTGGCAGCCGTATGTCTGGCGAGCACAGCGAGATGCCCCTGGTGCGCCGCATTGGTAATACGATCTTTGCCACGATGCTCTCGCTGGTCGCGGGTGTGCGCATCACCGACAGCGCCAGCGGTCAGCGCGTGCTGCGCCGTTCGGTACTGCCAATGATCTATCCCCTGCCTAACACGCTGGACTTCACTCCGGCAATGAGCACACGGGCCCTGCACGAAGGGGTAAAGATTGTTGAGACGCCGATTCCTTACAAGGAACGCTCCGGTCGCAGCAAACTGAGCGTGGTGCGTGACGGGCTGCGCTTTACCAAATCGATCATCTGGACCGCGCTGACCTATAACCCGGTGCGGATCTTCGGCGGGCTGGGACTGGCGCTGCTTCTCACCGCTATGCTGATCATCGGCAGTCAGATCGCAGTGCACTTTGCGACCGGTCAGGCTGGCTGGTCCTTCCCCACCCTCTTTGGCGCCCTGGTTCTGGCTGTGGCCGGAGTGACGCTGTACACCACCGGCACGACCTTCAGCTATGTGGTGGCTCTCTTCCACCGCCGGCCAATCCGTCAGGGACTCTTCGGACGCCGGGGCAATGGTCGCCGCATCGAGAAGCACTACTGGTGGCTGGGCATCCTGGCGATCCTCGGCGGCTTCGCCACCTACCTTGCAGCCGTCATGTTCGACCTGACCAACCCGGCCCTGGCCGCCTCGTGGTTCGCGCCGGTGGTCAGCGCGCTGCTGGTGCTGACCGGCGTGCAACTGGTGAGCGCCTGGAGCCTGGCGCGGGTGCTGGCCGAACTGAGCCGCCGCGACGTCGAAGCGGAAGCCGACCTGAACTGGACCTACACCCCCGCGCCGGCATTGCGGGGCGAGGCGGCAATCTGA
- a CDS encoding acyltransferase — MLDQLKLYLSRQATSLPRYVLEQAVQATLAWVPGLPGIGLRALAYRTILRMDGVAAIEDGVRIRFANNVRLGRGAYLDHGVYLHACPGGISIGPDSLVMKNAILHVYNFRNLPHSHITIGARSLIGESCILRGQGGITIGDDVYLGTLVQLLAVNHVFSDPNRPISHQGITAQGISIADGAWIGSGAIVLDGVKIGRNAVIGAGAVVTKDVPDYCVAVGNPARVVRDLRRDPLPAPEPELVVY, encoded by the coding sequence ATGCTCGACCAGCTCAAACTCTACCTGTCACGACAGGCCACGTCGCTGCCACGCTACGTGCTTGAGCAAGCAGTCCAGGCAACGCTGGCGTGGGTTCCGGGGCTGCCCGGCATCGGCCTGCGCGCACTGGCCTACCGCACAATTCTCCGTATGGACGGGGTTGCCGCCATCGAAGATGGCGTGCGCATCCGCTTCGCCAACAACGTGCGGCTGGGTCGAGGCGCTTACCTGGACCACGGAGTGTATCTGCACGCCTGTCCTGGCGGGATCAGCATCGGCCCCGACAGTCTGGTGATGAAGAACGCCATTCTGCACGTCTACAATTTTCGCAATCTGCCCCACAGCCACATTACCATCGGGGCGCGCTCGCTGATCGGCGAGAGTTGCATCCTGCGGGGGCAGGGGGGGATCACCATTGGCGATGACGTCTATCTCGGCACCCTGGTGCAACTCCTGGCCGTCAACCATGTATTCAGCGATCCCAACCGGCCCATCAGCCACCAGGGGATCACCGCCCAGGGCATCAGCATCGCCGACGGCGCATGGATCGGCAGCGGCGCCATCGTCCTCGACGGAGTGAAGATTGGACGCAACGCCGTGATCGGGGCCGGCGCCGTGGTCACTAAAGACGTGCCTGACTACTGTGTTGCAGTGGGCAATCCTGCCCGTGTGGTGCGCGACCTGCGTCGCGATCCGCTGCCCGCGCCTGAGCCTGAGCTTGTCGTGTATTAA